In Triticum urartu cultivar G1812 chromosome 6, Tu2.1, whole genome shotgun sequence, the following proteins share a genomic window:
- the LOC125514474 gene encoding calcium sensing receptor, chloroplastic-like: MVRNAKRAEAEIAALKISYLKRIGKGSNIVVMDSYGDNSKTVAKTLNSVGFKNCWVMAGGFSGRKGWAQSRLGTDSYNLSVVEVVKPSRVIPAAAERFVTVSSTSTPSRTTRKLLPGSVDS, from the exons ATGGTGCGGAATGCGAAGCGCGCCGAGGCGGAGATCGCCGCGCTGAAGATCTCCTACCTCAAGAGGATCGGCAAGGGCTCCAACATCGTCGTCATGGACTC GTACGGTGACAACTCCAAGACTGTGGCCAAGACACTCAACAGCGTGGGGTTCAAGAACTGCTGGGTCATGGCCGGCGGCTTCTCGGGCCGGAAAGGGTGGGCGCAGAGCCGCCTTGGGACGGATTCCTACAACCTCTCCGTTGTCGAAGTCGTCAAGCCGTCACGGGTGATTCCGGCGGCCGCTGAACGGTTCGTGACGGTCTCGTCGACTTCGACCCCCTCCAGGACGACTCGCAAGCTTCTCCCTGGCAGCGTGGACAGCTGA